A genomic stretch from Lysobacter ciconiae includes:
- a CDS encoding histone H1-like repetitive region-containing protein, with protein sequence MAMRKAATKSPTPRKTASRSAAKSSATNSGSNGAATDGMDAGSTATDGAAGAGKPATRKTPAGKTATAKAPARKAASKSAAAGVTTKKATVKKAASSKTAAKKATAKTAGVKKPVAKKAAAKKATVKSASAKKATAKKATAKKAPAKKATAKASTAAKATKSAAAKKATVKKAAAKKAPAKKVAAGKTAAKKTASKKTASKSTASKSSAAKKTSGSAAAAKTGAKKTTAGKTAAKKPASSKATAKKAPAKKAPAKKAASGKTAGKQAPTSKAAAKKSPTSGASKTPAKTAAKSAGNSAAAKKAASKPASKSASKKKPVMPPTATPETPKALL encoded by the coding sequence ATGGCCATGAGAAAAGCTGCAACCAAGTCGCCCACCCCGAGAAAGACGGCCAGCAGGTCTGCCGCGAAATCATCGGCCACCAACTCCGGCAGCAACGGCGCTGCCACCGATGGCATGGATGCCGGCTCGACCGCTACCGACGGGGCGGCAGGCGCCGGCAAGCCGGCAACGCGCAAGACGCCAGCCGGAAAGACCGCCACGGCAAAGGCGCCGGCCAGGAAGGCAGCCAGCAAGTCGGCCGCCGCCGGCGTCACGACGAAAAAGGCGACGGTGAAAAAAGCCGCCAGCAGCAAGACCGCCGCAAAAAAAGCGACGGCGAAAACGGCCGGTGTGAAAAAGCCGGTGGCGAAAAAAGCCGCGGCCAAGAAGGCGACGGTAAAGAGCGCCAGCGCCAAGAAGGCGACGGCGAAAAAGGCGACAGCAAAAAAGGCACCTGCGAAGAAGGCAACCGCAAAGGCGTCGACCGCAGCGAAGGCTACCAAGAGCGCAGCCGCCAAGAAGGCAACCGTGAAGAAGGCCGCGGCGAAGAAGGCGCCGGCAAAGAAAGTGGCAGCCGGGAAGACCGCCGCCAAGAAGACGGCGAGCAAGAAGACGGCGAGCAAGTCGACGGCGAGCAAGTCGAGCGCGGCGAAAAAGACATCGGGTAGCGCCGCCGCAGCGAAGACCGGCGCGAAGAAAACCACAGCCGGGAAGACCGCGGCAAAGAAGCCCGCGTCCAGCAAGGCCACGGCAAAGAAGGCTCCGGCAAAGAAGGCTCCTGCGAAGAAGGCAGCCTCCGGCAAGACCGCGGGCAAGCAGGCTCCGACAAGCAAGGCCGCCGCGAAGAAGTCCCCAACTTCGGGCGCCTCGAAGACCCCGGCAAAGACCGCGGCAAAGTCCGCGGGGAACTCCGCTGCAGCCAAGAAGGCGGCCAGCAAGCCGGCCAGCAAGTCCGCCAGCAAGAAGAAGCCGGTCATGCCGCCGACCGCGACGCCCGAGACGCCCAAGGCCCTGCTCTAG
- a CDS encoding serine hydrolase domain-containing protein: protein MKDESNRRTRLARRAAALTFLLTVALASTAQTPLLGADAQSGSPLPATSSAMDTFIATQVVPDLRAEQALQAPPPAKPKGPALPAEFDVATFEAIAQQMVADQRVPGMAMAIVHNGQVLSARGYGITDVSDAQPVDAHTVFRLASLSKGFAGTMAGLLVNNGNLRWDSHLTDYVPEFRMSQPGAAQQITVADILSHRVGLTNNAYDRDLEGYVPYRELSRKLAAAPMKCAPGTCYAYQNVAFSLIGDIVFATTGDFYSQEVSRRLLKPLGMNDASLGLEGIESSARWAKPHVRGKGGWVSVMPKSTYYEVAPAAGVNASASDMAQWLLAHTGHRPDVLPAPLLATLHAPLVDTPDQTRSSAWRRARLDSAGYALGWRVYEYGGHRVVYHAGAVQGYRGMIALVPDTDLGIVMLWNGESTLPTGLLPTMLDRALNIPSSLTAWLDPKIDPNIRYAARPQENSDAPGSTATRSTAAPQ, encoded by the coding sequence ATGAAAGACGAATCGAACCGGCGAACCCGACTCGCCCGGCGCGCAGCCGCCCTGACCTTCCTGTTGACGGTGGCGCTGGCTTCCACGGCGCAGACCCCGCTGTTGGGCGCGGATGCGCAAAGCGGTTCGCCGCTGCCGGCCACCAGCTCGGCGATGGACACCTTCATTGCCACCCAGGTGGTGCCCGACCTGCGTGCAGAGCAGGCGCTGCAGGCACCGCCGCCGGCCAAGCCCAAGGGCCCCGCACTGCCGGCGGAATTCGACGTGGCCACCTTTGAAGCGATCGCCCAGCAGATGGTCGCCGACCAGCGCGTGCCGGGCATGGCGATGGCGATCGTGCACAACGGCCAGGTGCTCAGCGCCCGCGGCTACGGCATCACCGACGTGAGCGACGCGCAACCGGTCGATGCGCACACCGTGTTCCGCCTGGCCTCCTTGTCCAAGGGCTTTGCCGGCACGATGGCCGGGCTGCTGGTCAACAACGGCAACCTGCGCTGGGACAGCCACCTGACCGACTACGTGCCCGAGTTCCGCATGAGTCAGCCCGGTGCCGCCCAACAGATCACCGTGGCCGACATCCTCAGCCACCGCGTCGGCCTGACCAACAACGCCTACGACCGCGACCTGGAGGGCTACGTGCCCTACCGCGAACTCAGCCGCAAGCTGGCGGCGGCGCCGATGAAGTGCGCGCCGGGCACCTGCTACGCCTACCAGAACGTCGCCTTCAGCCTGATCGGCGACATCGTGTTTGCGACTACCGGCGACTTCTACAGTCAGGAAGTCAGCCGCCGACTGCTCAAGCCGCTGGGCATGAACGACGCCAGCCTGGGCCTGGAAGGGATCGAGTCGAGCGCGCGCTGGGCCAAGCCGCACGTGCGCGGCAAGGGCGGCTGGGTGTCGGTGATGCCCAAGTCGACCTATTACGAAGTCGCGCCCGCCGCCGGCGTCAACGCCAGCGCCAGCGACATGGCGCAGTGGCTGCTGGCGCACACCGGTCATCGCCCCGACGTCCTGCCCGCGCCGCTGCTGGCGACGCTGCATGCGCCGCTGGTCGACACCCCGGACCAGACGCGCTCTTCGGCCTGGCGCCGCGCGCGCCTGGATTCCGCCGGCTACGCGCTGGGTTGGCGCGTCTACGAGTACGGCGGCCATCGGGTCGTGTACCACGCCGGCGCCGTCCAGGGTTACCGCGGCATGATCGCGCTGGTCCCCGACACCGACCTGGGCATCGTGATGCTGTGGAACGGCGAGAGCACGCTGCCGACCGGCCTGCTGCCGACGATGCTCGACCGGGCCTTGAACATCCCGTCCTCGCTGACCGCGTGGCTGGATCCGAAGATCGATCCCAACATCCGCTACGCCGCCCGCCCGCAGGAGAACAGCGACGCGCCCGGCTCGACCGCGACCCGCTCGACCGCCGCCCCGCAGTAA
- the gcvH gene encoding glycine cleavage system protein GcvH: MSEIPGDLKFLKSHEWVRVEDDGTVTIGISDHAQGMLGDLVYVELPAVGDRVEVGNACAVVESVKAASDIYAPVTGTVEAVNDALEDKPETINEDAFGEGWMFTIKIEDPDQLNDLLDPDAYAAMVEDDDA, encoded by the coding sequence ATGAGTGAGATCCCCGGCGACCTGAAGTTTCTGAAATCACACGAATGGGTGCGCGTCGAAGACGACGGCACGGTGACCATCGGTATTTCCGACCACGCCCAGGGCATGCTCGGCGACTTGGTCTATGTCGAACTGCCCGCGGTGGGCGATCGCGTCGAGGTCGGCAACGCCTGCGCGGTGGTGGAGTCGGTGAAGGCCGCATCGGACATCTACGCGCCGGTCACCGGCACCGTCGAGGCGGTCAACGACGCCCTCGAGGACAAGCCGGAGACGATCAATGAGGACGCGTTCGGCGAAGGCTGGATGTTCACGATCAAGATCGAGGATCCCGACCAGCTCAACGACCTGCTCGATCCCGACGCGTACGCGGCGATGGTGGAAGACGACGACGCCTGA